A genomic stretch from Helianthus annuus cultivar XRQ/B chromosome 1, HanXRQr2.0-SUNRISE, whole genome shotgun sequence includes:
- the LOC110880426 gene encoding universal stress protein PHOS34: protein METVIRGEENAVQPMNNVEETAEQKTAMKIWIAVDESEGSFYALEWALQHLFLHHDATDNKSVTVVHVQPPFQPTYTALSVGPVLFSTSGARESVEKAEEESAAKVLARASELCDQHKIKAECLVLKGKPKEILVEAVEQMNIDLLVVGSRGLGQIKRAVLGSISDYCAHHANCPVLIVRPPKASEN, encoded by the exons ATGGAGACAGTAATCAGAGGTGAAGAGAACGCGGTGCAACCGATGAATAATGTTGAGGAGACAGCGGAGCAGAAGACCGCAATGAAGATATGGATAGCTGTGGATGAGAGTGAAGGGAGTTTCTACGCCCTCGAATGGGCCCTTCAACATCTTTTCCTCCACCATGATGCAACGGATAACAAGTCTGTCACGGTGGTTCATGTCCAACCTCCCTTTCAACCGACTTACACTGCCCTTTCTGTCGGTCCTG TTTTATTTTCGACATCTGGGGCGAGGGAATCAGTGGAGAAAGCAGAGGAAGAAAGCGCAGCAAAAGTCCTTGCTCGTGCTTCGGAATTATGTGACCAGCATAAG ATAAAAGCAGAGTGTTTGGTGTTGAAAGGAAAGCCAAAGGAGATACTGGTTGAAGCTGTAGAGCAAATGAATATTGATCTTCTTGTTGTTGGTAGCAGAGGTCTAGGCCAGATCAAGAG GGCTGTACTTGGAAGCATTAGCGATTACTGTGCACATCATGCAAACTGTCCAGTTCTTATTGTGCGTCCCCCAAAGGCATCAGAAAACTGA
- the LOC110880401 gene encoding rhomboid-like protein 15 isoform X1, whose amino-acid sequence MRSNIVSEAGLPTRFKQWWEGMPFLTSVVVAVCTAIYLVCLLIGYDSFLEVCFLPSAVISKFQVYRVFTSILFHGSILHLVFNMMALVPLGSELERVMGSIRLLYVIVLLATTSAIFHLLITLIAAFNPVYSYNHFMDECAIGFSGVLFSMIVIETSLSGVQSRSVFGLFNVPAKLYPWMLLVVFQLLMTNISLLGHLCGILSGFAYTYGLFNFIIPGSSFFSGIESASWLSTCVRRPKYIMCTGGDPSGYIPTYTTRNTTSSESMAGNMWTNLSSWMPRREVLPQSTEENSRFPGRGRTLSAPQSETGPTNGNDSSLQARLLESGNSPVHPSSQEAIDAGQQRINRRQPGIEATVPSDEEIQKLLAMGFDKTQVEVAIAAADGDLNVAVEILMTLQG is encoded by the exons GCAGGTTTGCCTACAAGATTCAAGCAATGGTGGGAAGGCATGCCGTTTCTTACGTCTGTGGTGGTTGCGGTTTGCACTGCGATATACCTGGTTTGTCTTTTGATAGGATACGACTCTTTTCTAGAAGTATGCTTCTTGCCCTCTGCTGTTATTTCAAAGTTTCAAG TTTACAGGGTTTTCACATCTATTTTATTTCACGGTTCAATACTCCATCTTGTTTTCAATATGATGGCCCTAGTTCCTTTAGGCTCAGAGTTGGAAAGAGTTATGGGTTCAATCCGTCTGTTATACGTGATTGTTTTGTTGGCTACAACTAGCGCTATCTTTCACCTTTTAATTACATTAATAGCTGCCTTCAATCCGGTTTACTCATATAATCATTTCATGGACGAGTGTGCGATTGGCTTTTCGGGTGTTCTATTCTCCATGATTGTTATAGAAACAAGCTTAAGTGGAGTCCAATCTAGAAG TGTGTTTGGACTTTTCAACGTACCTGCCAAATT GTATCCATGGATGTTATTGGTGGTGTTCCAGCTTCTTATGACAAACATCTCATTACTTGGACACTTATGCGGGATTTTATCTGGATTTGCGT ATACGTATGGTTTATTCAACTTTATAATTCCGGGCAGCTCTTTCTTTTCGGGCATAGAATCTGCTTCTTGGCTT TCAACTTGTGTGCGTAGACCGAAATATATAATGTGCACAGGTGGTGATCCTTCTGGATACATCCCTACATATACCACTCGTAACACAACATCCAG TGAATCTATGGCTGGGAATATGTGGACAAACTTGTCTTCATGGATGCCACGTAGAGAGGTGCTTCCGCAG TCAACAGAAGAAAATAGCAGATTCCCTGGGCGTGGAAGGACACTTAGTGCACCTCAAAGCGAAACGGGCCCCACCAATGGTAATGACTCGAGTCTACAAGCTAGACTTTTAGAAAGTGGCAACAGCCCGGTTCACCCGTCGAGTCAGGAAGCAATAGATGCAGGACAACAGAGAATCAATAGAAG GCAGCCAGGGATAGAGGCAACTGTTCCATCAGATGAAGAGATTCAAAAGCTTTTAGCAATGGGTTTTGATAAG ACGCAGGTTGAAGTTGCCATAGCTGCTGCTGATGGGGATCTCAATGTAGCAGTTGAAATACTCATGACCCTACAG GGTTGA
- the LOC110880401 gene encoding rhomboid-like protein 15 isoform X2 — protein sequence MRSNIVSEAGLPTRFKQWWEGMPFLTSVVVAVCTAIYLVCLLIGYDSFLEVCFLPSAVISKFQVYRVFTSILFHGSILHLVFNMMALVPLGSELERVMGSIRLLYVIVLLATTSAIFHLLITLIAAFNPVYSYNHFMDECAIGFSGVLFSMIVIETSLSGVQSRSVFGLFNVPAKLYPWMLLVVFQLLMTNISLLGHLCGILSGFAYTYGLFNFIIPGSSFFSGIESASWLSTCVRRPKYIMCTGGDPSGYIPTYTTRNTTSSESMAGNMWTNLSSWMPRREVLPQSTEENSRFPGRGRTLSAPQSETGPTNGNDSSLQARLLESGNSPVHPSSQEAIDAGQQRINRRSV from the exons GCAGGTTTGCCTACAAGATTCAAGCAATGGTGGGAAGGCATGCCGTTTCTTACGTCTGTGGTGGTTGCGGTTTGCACTGCGATATACCTGGTTTGTCTTTTGATAGGATACGACTCTTTTCTAGAAGTATGCTTCTTGCCCTCTGCTGTTATTTCAAAGTTTCAAG TTTACAGGGTTTTCACATCTATTTTATTTCACGGTTCAATACTCCATCTTGTTTTCAATATGATGGCCCTAGTTCCTTTAGGCTCAGAGTTGGAAAGAGTTATGGGTTCAATCCGTCTGTTATACGTGATTGTTTTGTTGGCTACAACTAGCGCTATCTTTCACCTTTTAATTACATTAATAGCTGCCTTCAATCCGGTTTACTCATATAATCATTTCATGGACGAGTGTGCGATTGGCTTTTCGGGTGTTCTATTCTCCATGATTGTTATAGAAACAAGCTTAAGTGGAGTCCAATCTAGAAG TGTGTTTGGACTTTTCAACGTACCTGCCAAATT GTATCCATGGATGTTATTGGTGGTGTTCCAGCTTCTTATGACAAACATCTCATTACTTGGACACTTATGCGGGATTTTATCTGGATTTGCGT ATACGTATGGTTTATTCAACTTTATAATTCCGGGCAGCTCTTTCTTTTCGGGCATAGAATCTGCTTCTTGGCTT TCAACTTGTGTGCGTAGACCGAAATATATAATGTGCACAGGTGGTGATCCTTCTGGATACATCCCTACATATACCACTCGTAACACAACATCCAG TGAATCTATGGCTGGGAATATGTGGACAAACTTGTCTTCATGGATGCCACGTAGAGAGGTGCTTCCGCAG TCAACAGAAGAAAATAGCAGATTCCCTGGGCGTGGAAGGACACTTAGTGCACCTCAAAGCGAAACGGGCCCCACCAATGGTAATGACTCGAGTCTACAAGCTAGACTTTTAGAAAGTGGCAACAGCCCGGTTCACCCGTCGAGTCAGGAAGCAATAGATGCAGGACAACAGAGAATCAATAGAAG GAGTGTTTGA
- the LOC118480441 gene encoding uncharacterized protein LOC118480441, with protein sequence MTPTTRNLVISAQLSAIAARLDAILATMEDDIAAMKDDVAAIKTQMIRDGSYCEEIKNQMIMHTSFNPDDLDPKVIENHQKFERVDYRSQSPKDQEIEGDEDDDFIPNVNSPKENGPIQSTLHHSTKGAEVLDLDHVRKDPQVVGKKTVPKFPKEAANRRDGSRDVKDNHHGPPNVVARLDLQPQSGWANLLVYEACQPIIEWLIAWHNYWIIDLRTSRFTRREVMIRSKLILSIKCTIISLHN encoded by the exons ATGACGCCTACAACCCGGAATTTGGTTATCTCTGCCCAGTTATCAGCGATTGCGGCACGATTAGACGCCATCTTAGCAACCATGGAGGATGATATTGCAGCCATGAAGGATGATGTTGCAGCA atcAAGACTCAAATGATTAGGGATGGCAGTTACTGTGAAGAAATCAAGAATCAGATGATCATGCACACAAGTTTCAACCCAGATGATCTAGATCCCAAAGTCATTGAGAATCACCAGAAGTTTGAGCGGGTTGATTACCGAAGTCAATCGCCAAAAGATCAAGAAATCGAAggcgatgaagatgatgatttcaTTCCAAATGTTAATTCGCCTAAAGAAAATGGTCCTATCCAAAGTACTCTTCATCACTCAACCAAAGGTGCTGAAGTTTTGGATCTAGATCATGTAAGGAAGGACCCACAAGTGGTAGGGAAGAAGACGGTTCCCAAGTTTCCCAAAGAAGCTGCAAATCGGAGAGATGGTAGCAGAGACGTGAAAGACAACCACCATGGTCCACCGAATGTTGTGGCCAGGCTCGATCTACAACCACAATCCGGTTGGGCTAATCTATTGGTTTATGAAGCGTGTCAACCTATAATTGAATGGCTCATCGCTTGGCACAACTATTGGATAATCGACTTGAGGACAAGTCGTTTTACCAGGCGGGAAGTAATGATAAGATCCAAACTGATCCTCTCAATCAAATGCACAATCATCTCCCTGCATAATTAA